In Actinomyces radicidentis, one genomic interval encodes:
- a CDS encoding GNAT family N-acetyltransferase, producing MEVRSAPVVRPMHPEDAGAARRAQYEGWRDTYVRPDGVSAAWLEEVWRPRLSETGIAEFAAEVAEGQHCPSVVQLVAEVDDGAGPEVVGLAIGLAPEDGPQELRVLYVAHRARGRGAGSALMDAVLARMDPARP from the coding sequence TCGTCCGACCCATGCACCCCGAGGACGCGGGCGCCGCCCGCCGCGCCCAGTACGAGGGCTGGCGGGACACCTACGTGCGTCCCGACGGCGTGAGCGCCGCCTGGCTCGAGGAGGTCTGGCGCCCACGACTCAGCGAGACCGGGATCGCGGAGTTCGCGGCCGAGGTCGCCGAGGGGCAGCACTGCCCGAGCGTCGTCCAGCTCGTCGCCGAGGTCGACGACGGTGCCGGCCCCGAGGTGGTCGGCCTCGCCATCGGTCTCGCCCCCGAGGACGGGCCGCAGGAGCTCCGGGTGCTCTACGTGGCGCACCGGGCGCGCGGCAGGGGTGCGGGGAGTGCGCTCATGGACGCGGTCCTGGCGCGGATGGACCCCGCCCGCCCGTGA